The Hydrogenobacter sp. T-2 region AGTTTTTCAAAACACTTTATAACCTTCCACGCAGGGAGCGGAGTTAGCCTACCCACTTTCCATTACACTGAAAATTAACTCTTCTGGGTTGTAATCCTTGGCTATCTCAAAATTTTCTGCCTCCTCAAGGCACAAGTTTATGACCTCCTTAAGTCTTTGAAGCGCCTCCTCCAAAGTTCTACCTTGTGTGTAGCATCCCCTAAGCAGTGGACACTCTACCACATAAAAGCCATCCTCATCCCTTTCTATTACCACTGGCAGTTTCATAGTTCATAAATATAGTCCAAAAGGCTTGAGGTATGATATAATAACCTCATAGGAGGCTAAAATGGATATACAGCAAGCCATGTATCCTAACATAACCCTCTTTATTCAGGCAATTCTTTTCCTTGTGTTTACTGCCATAATAAGGAGCATTCTTGTAAAGCCTTACTCTCAGGTAATAGAGGAAAGGGAAAGACTTGTTGAAGAAAACACACAAGAGGCAATAAGACTTAGGGAAGAAGCTCAGCGGTATATCCAAGAAGCTCAAAGCATCTTAGAAAAGGGAAGAAGGGAATCAAACCAGATACTGGAGCAGGCAAGAAAAGAGGCGGAAAAGCTAAGGGCAGAGATACTCTCAAAGGTGGAGCAAGAAACCCAAGAGGAAATAGCCAAAGCGGTAGAAGAGATAAGAAAAAGCCTTGAGGAAGAAAAGAGCAAACTTGATGAGAGGGTAAGGGAAATAGCAGAGCTAATAACAAGCAAAGTCTTGGAGGAGGCGGCATGAGCGAAGGACACCACACCCTTGAGCTAATATGGAAAGGTCTGAATATTCTGGCTTTTCTTGGTATAGTCTACTACTTTGGGAAAAAACCTATCTCCGAAGCCTTCAATAGATACTTTCATGGTTTGACGGAAAAGCTCATAGGCTCTGAAGAGGAGCTTTCAGAAGCTCAAGAAGAGCTAAAGAGAGCAAAGGAAAGCCTTCAGGATGCGCAGAGAAGATATGAAGAACAGCTTAAAATTTCCCAGCAGACCGCACAGAGCATAAAGGAAGAGGAGCAAAAAAAAGCACAAGAAATAGCCAACAGGATAAGGGAAAAGGCAAGGGAAGTGATAGACATAGAGCTAAAGAAGGCAAAGGAAGAGCTACTTCGCTACGGTGCGGAAAGGGCTTATCAGCTCTCTGCGGAGCTTCTAAAGGAAAGGTTTAAGGACGAAAAGGTGCAGACCGCATACATAGAGAAGTCTCTTAAAAATCTGGAGGCGAAAAGATGAAAGCACGGCCCGAGATAATAAGAAAAGTGGCAAAACTACTTTTGGAAAAGACACAGAAGGAGAGACAAGAACTCATAAAGGTATCACAGCTTTTGGAACTTCTATACAGACTCTACAAGTCAGAAAAGGATTTTAGGGGCTTTGTGCTAAACCCTACAATACCCAAAGAGAAAAAGCTCGCCTTTTTGAAAGGTCTTAGAGAAAGGTTTGGCATAGGGCAGAGCTTGGATGAAGTGCTTGAATACATACTGGACATAAACGCCATTCCCTCCCTCGGTGAGGTCAAAAGGGTCTACGACCACGAGGTGGAGAAACTCTTAAGGCTCAGCAAGGCATTGCTTGTTCTCGCAAGAAGGGTAGAAGACCAAGAGCTTGAGAGGATAAAAAAGGTAATAAGAGACTATACGGGTAGGGATTACGAGTTTGAGGTGGTAGAAGACCCAGAGCTTATAGGGGGCTTTCTTTTGAAGACTTCCAGCTTTGTGCTTGATGCTTCTGTAAGAAGAGGGCTTGAGGGCATCTTGAGAGGTTGATATGGAGTATCCAAAGGAAAAATTTGAAGAGCTTTCAAAAAGATTAAAATCTATGGCTATACCGCCAGAGGTGGATGTGGAACTACTACTGCCAGACAGAGACCAAGTGGAATATCCTACCGTAGTTATCACATACCTTGAGGGTGATGAAGAAGGTCCGCAAAAGGAGCTTGTTTTTAACGAGGCTTACTGGAACTCTCCTGTGGAGAACCTTTTGGGTGCAATTATGCACCAAGTTAAATCCCTTATGGAGGAGTTACAATCCTTTGAAGGAGAATAAAGGAGGTATAAGATGGAGAGGACGCTGGTTATAGTCAAACCCGATGCCTTTGAGAAGGGTGCTACGGGCAAAATAATTGACCGTTTTATATCTGAGGGCTTTAAGATTAGGGCTATTAAGCTCCTTAGGTTTACCAGAGAGCAGGCGGAAGGCTTTTATGCGGTTCACAGAGAAAGACCCTTCTTTGGAGAACTGGTAGAGTTTATGACCTCAGGTCCTGTGGTTGCTATGGTCTTGGAAGGCGAAGATGCCATAAGAAGGGTCAGAGAGATAATAGGTCCTACAGACAGCAACGAGGCAAGAAAGGTAGCTCCTAACTCCATTAGGGCACTTTTTGGCACCGACAAGGGCAAAAACGCAGTGCACGCTTCGGACTCCAAAGAGTCTGCGGACTACGAAATACCCTTTATCTTTTCACAGCTTGAGGTAGTCTGAATCACAAGCTCTTTTAAGGCTTGTATATACGCGGGGTGTGTCTTGAGAGTTGGGATTCTAACAAAGTCCACACCCCTTTCCCTTGCCATGTTTCCATAAAGATAGTCAAGCTCATACAAGGTTTCTGAGTGTTCGCAGGTAAAGGATACTGGAACAACCGCTATCCTCTTTACGCCTGAGTTAATAAGTTCTTCTAAGAGTTTATCTGTAAAGGGTTCAAGCCACTTGGTGGGTCCCACCTTGCTTTGATAGCCAAGAGCATACCTTACACCCGGAAAGTGTTCCATAATAAGCCTTACTGTCTCTTCCGTTTGCCTTTGGTATGGGTCTCCTTCCTTTATGATACTAACTGGAAGGCTATGGGCAGTAAAGAGAAAGAAGTATTCCTGCCAGTTTGGTAGATGTTCCTTTATGTTCTCTACCATAGCTCTTATGTAGGTGGGATGGTTGTGATAACAGTTTATTCTATGGATAGGTAAAGTAGAGGGATAAAAGTATGGGTTTTCTTGACCCTCTACGGTAGTTAGGGAAAAGTGCTTTCCTGAGCCTGTAAGTCTTCTAAAAACCCTGTCAAACTCATTAAAGGAAGAGCCTGTGGTGGTCCTGCTGTATTGAGGATAGAGGGGCAGTAGCACTATCCTCTCAACGGGGTAAGACAAAAGTTCGCTGAGAGCTTCCTCTGTGAGGGGATGCCAGTAGCGGAGGGCAACCACCACCTTGAAGTCTTCTCCAAGGGCTTCCTGCAGAGCTTTTGCCTGAGCCTGAGTTTGTTCCCTTTGTGGAGATTTTCCACCCATTATTTCGTAATAGTGCCTTGTTTTCTTAGCCCTAAACCTTGAAATGAGCCAAGCAAGAGGTTTTTGAATAGGTCTTGGAAACCTTATTATGTCGTGGTCAGAAAAGAGGTTATAAAGAAAGGGTCGTATAGCAGATAGGCTGTCTGGACCTCCCATGTTAAAAAGGACTACTCCAACCATAGGAAAATCATAACAGCTCTCTTAGGTTTATTCTGCCCTCATATATTGCCTTTCCAACCACCACTCCTTCCACTATACCCATGAGCTTTTTTACGTCCTCAAGACTTGCCACACCTCCAGAGGCAAGCACGGGTTTTTTTGTATAGCCTTTAAACTCCACATAAGGTTTTGTATCCACACCCTCAAGGGTGCCATCCCTGTCTATGTTGGTGTAAAGATAACCCCATATGGGTATGTTTTCGTATTTTAGAGCCAGCTCCTGCGGGCTTGTAGAGCTCTCCTCCTTCCAACCACCTACCGCCACCTTTCCACCCTTTGAATCCACAGCCAATATAACCCTTTCTGGAAAAAGCTCCACCATCCTTTCAAAGGTTCTTGGCTCTCTTACTGCCAAAGTGCCAACCACAAAAAACTCTATTCCTTCCTCGTGCAAGACCTTACAGGTTTCCACGCTTCTTATACCACCGCCAACCTCAATAGAGCCAGAAAAGGCTTTCCTTATAAGTCTAATGGAAGGGAGGTTCAGTGGCATACCCTCAAGACTTCCATCAAGGTCCACCACATGAAGTCTTTTAAAACCGAGCTCCTCAAAGAGCTTTGCCATATCCTCGGGAGAGCTTGAATAGACCTTTGTCTTTTCAAAATCACCTTTAAAGAGCCTTACTACTTTACCTTCCTTTAGGTCAATGGCGGGTATTATAAAGTTTTTCATAACAGTTGAGGTCTTCCTAAGTAAAAGCCCTGTGCCATATCCACCTTGAGGCTTTTTATAAACTCAAATTCCTCTTCATTTTCCACCTGTTCCACAACCACCTTAAAGCCAAGCCTTTTCATCCCAACAACCACCCATTTTAACATAGAACGTGCCTCTCTCAAGAAAAAACCATCAAGTTTTACCACGTCTGGTTTTGTTTTAATAAGCCTCTCTACAGAAGAGTATTCTACGCCAAAGTCATCCACCGCAATTCCAAATCCATAGCTCCTCGCTTCCTTTACAAGTTCTAATAGGTCTTCAGTGCTTCCTGTCATCTTACCTTCAGAAAGCTCTAACACCACTCTGGATGGTTCAATTCCGTAAGAGGTTACTTCCTTGTAAAAGTCTAACAGCTTGAGCCTGCCCTTTGCTACGAAGTTAACAAGGTTGTAAGGGAAATTTACATACATCTTACCCTCAAGACCATAGGCTGTAAACTTTGAAAAAGCCTTCTGAAGCACCATTTCCTCAAAGGGACTTATAAAGGAGGTTTTTAAAAGGTCTTCTATGAAACAACCAGCAGGCAGGACTCTTCCATCCTCCATTACAAGCCTCATAAGCACTTCATAGCCTTCTATCTTTCCACTCTCAAGGTTATATATGGGTTGAAAGGCAGGCTCTACAAGTTTTTTCTTAAGAGCTTCAATGAGGGTCTGGTAGTCAATGGCTCTCTTTGGCAGTTCCTTTTGAATAAGCACCATATCGCCACCGCCTCTACTTTTAACCTCCGCCACGTGTGCTTCCATAAGGTCAAGCACAGCCTCCACGCTTTGACCTGTAGGCACAAGGCTGTATATACCAATAGTAACGCTTATCTTTGAGTTAAAATCAAGGACTTCTATTCTACTTTTTATCCTTTTTGCAACCTTTTCAGCTCCTTTTGCGTCAGAGTTTGGAAGTAATATAAGGAAAGAGCTACCTTTGTATTTGCCTGCTATATCGCTCTTCCTTATACTGTTTGATATAACTTCGGATATTTTCAAAAGAACCTCATTCCCATATGCGTATCCACTGCCTTTGTTTATATGTTTCATGTTATCCACATCCAGAAGAAGCACAGAAAGACTTTCTCCCTTTCTTTCGTAGAGGTAGAACAACTTTTGCATGTACTCGAGGAGGCAAGCTATGTTTGACACTAAAGTTTGTCTGTAGAGCTCCAAACAGCTTAGATTTTTCCTCACCACAGGCTGTAAAATATTATAGCAATGAAAGGCATAAGGTCAACTACCATACTTGCGGTAAGGAAAAATCATATAACGGTTATGGGTGGTGATGGGCAAGTGACTCTTGGGTCTTCTGTGATAAAGCACAGTGCGAGGAAGATAAGGAAACTTTACAAAG contains the following coding sequences:
- the hemH gene encoding ferrochelatase — translated: MVGVVLFNMGGPDSLSAIRPFLYNLFSDHDIIRFPRPIQKPLAWLISRFRAKKTRHYYEIMGGKSPQREQTQAQAKALQEALGEDFKVVVALRYWHPLTEEALSELLSYPVERIVLLPLYPQYSRTTTGSSFNEFDRVFRRLTGSGKHFSLTTVEGQENPYFYPSTLPIHRINCYHNHPTYIRAMVENIKEHLPNWQEYFFLFTAHSLPVSIIKEGDPYQRQTEETVRLIMEHFPGVRYALGYQSKVGPTKWLEPFTDKLLEELINSGVKRIAVVPVSFTCEHSETLYELDYLYGNMARERGVDFVRIPTLKTHPAYIQALKELVIQTTSSCEKIKGIS
- the hisA gene encoding 1-(5-phosphoribosyl)-5-[(5-phosphoribosylamino)methylideneamino]imidazole-4-carboxamide isomerase translates to MKNFIIPAIDLKEGKVVRLFKGDFEKTKVYSSSPEDMAKLFEELGFKRLHVVDLDGSLEGMPLNLPSIRLIRKAFSGSIEVGGGIRSVETCKVLHEEGIEFFVVGTLAVREPRTFERMVELFPERVILAVDSKGGKVAVGGWKEESSTSPQELALKYENIPIWGYLYTNIDRDGTLEGVDTKPYVEFKGYTKKPVLASGGVASLEDVKKLMGIVEGVVVGKAIYEGRINLRELL
- a CDS encoding type II toxin-antitoxin system HicB family antitoxin — encoded protein: MKLPVVIERDEDGFYVVECPLLRGCYTQGRTLEEALQRLKEVINLCLEEAENFEIAKDYNPEELIFSVMESG
- a CDS encoding EAL domain-containing protein, which produces MVRKNLSCLELYRQTLVSNIACLLEYMQKLFYLYERKGESLSVLLLDVDNMKHINKGSGYAYGNEVLLKISEVISNSIRKSDIAGKYKGSSFLILLPNSDAKGAEKVAKRIKSRIEVLDFNSKISVTIGIYSLVPTGQSVEAVLDLMEAHVAEVKSRGGGDMVLIQKELPKRAIDYQTLIEALKKKLVEPAFQPIYNLESGKIEGYEVLMRLVMEDGRVLPAGCFIEDLLKTSFISPFEEMVLQKAFSKFTAYGLEGKMYVNFPYNLVNFVAKGRLKLLDFYKEVTSYGIEPSRVVLELSEGKMTGSTEDLLELVKEARSYGFGIAVDDFGVEYSSVERLIKTKPDVVKLDGFFLREARSMLKWVVVGMKRLGFKVVVEQVENEEEFEFIKSLKVDMAQGFYLGRPQLL
- a CDS encoding ATP synthase F0 subunit B; this translates as MDIQQAMYPNITLFIQAILFLVFTAIIRSILVKPYSQVIEERERLVEENTQEAIRLREEAQRYIQEAQSILEKGRRESNQILEQARKEAEKLRAEILSKVEQETQEEIAKAVEEIRKSLEEEKSKLDERVREIAELITSKVLEEAA
- a CDS encoding F0F1 ATP synthase subunit B family protein, with protein sequence MSEGHHTLELIWKGLNILAFLGIVYYFGKKPISEAFNRYFHGLTEKLIGSEEELSEAQEELKRAKESLQDAQRRYEEQLKISQQTAQSIKEEEQKKAQEIANRIREKAREVIDIELKKAKEELLRYGAERAYQLSAELLKERFKDEKVQTAYIEKSLKNLEAKR
- a CDS encoding F0F1 ATP synthase subunit delta; translation: MKARPEIIRKVAKLLLEKTQKERQELIKVSQLLELLYRLYKSEKDFRGFVLNPTIPKEKKLAFLKGLRERFGIGQSLDEVLEYILDINAIPSLGEVKRVYDHEVEKLLRLSKALLVLARRVEDQELERIKKVIRDYTGRDYEFEVVEDPELIGGFLLKTSSFVLDASVRRGLEGILRG
- the ndk gene encoding nucleoside-diphosphate kinase, producing MERTLVIVKPDAFEKGATGKIIDRFISEGFKIRAIKLLRFTREQAEGFYAVHRERPFFGELVEFMTSGPVVAMVLEGEDAIRRVREIIGPTDSNEARKVAPNSIRALFGTDKGKNAVHASDSKESADYEIPFIFSQLEVV